The sequence GCCTTTTTGCCCGCCTGACAAACGTGGGTCGCACCCAGTACATATATAAAGGAGCGATCAACAACCTCACCATCAACGCGTACACCACCGGACGCCAACAGATCGCGCGCCGCCGCCGAGTTCTTCACCAAGCCTGCCTTATTAAGGACAGCGGCAATCGGCATGTCTTCAGCAGAAGCCAGCTCGATCTCCGGCAGATCATCCGGCAGCTCGCCATCCTTCATACGGTTGCCCGCGGCGCGATGAGCATTCGCCGCAGCCTCATCACCATGGAAGCGAGCAACAATCTCTTCCGCCAATTTGATTTTGACGTCACGCGGATTCGCACCTGCTTCTACTTCAGCACGCAGGGCATTGATCTCATCCATCGAACGGAAGCTGAGCAGCTCGAAGTAACGCCACATCAATGCATCCGGAATCGAAACCAGTTTGCTGTACATGACACCCGGCGCTTCCTGGATACCGACGTAGTTGCCCAAAGACTTGGACATCTTCTTCACGCCATCCAGACCTTCAAGCAACGGCATCGTCAGAATGCACTGAGCCTCTTGACCATAACCACGCTGCAGCTCACGCCCCATCAGCAAGTTGAACTTCTGATCGGTACCACCCAGCTCGACATCAGCACGCAGCGCGACCGAGTCGTAACCCTGCACCAGCGGATAGAGGAACTCATGAATAGCGATTGGCTGATTGGTGGTGTAGCGCTTATCGAAGTCGTCACGCTCGAGCATGCGAGCGACGGTGTACTGCGAGGTCAGACGAATGAAGTCGGCCGGCCCCATCTGATCCATCCAGGTGGAGTTGAATGCGACTTCGGTTTTTGCCGGATCGAGAATCTTGAACACCTGAGTCTTGTAGGTCTCGGCGTTTTCCAGAACTTGCTCGCGAGTCAGCGGAGGACGCGTAGCACTCTTGCCACTCGGATCACCGATCATCCCGGTGAAGTCACCAATAAGGAAGATCACCTGATGCCCCAACTCCTGGAACTGGCGCAGCTTATTAATAAGCACGGTATGACCCAGGTGCAGATCCGGAGCGGTTGGATCGAAACCAGCCTTGATACGCAGCGGCTGGCCGCGCTTGAGCTTCTCGATCAGCTCGGACTCGACCAATAGTTCTTCCGCACCACGTTTAATCAGCGCTAGCTGCTCTTCAACCGACTTCATAACAGACCCGCAAGGCTCAGATTCAAAGGGAAACAACCATACAAGATCGCGCACCAATTACAAGTTTTGCCCGGCGCGCGGACACCAATCCACAGACGCGCGGTCTGTAGACTTGCTTCAGAGATGATTTGGTTATATTTTATACAGTTATTTCATCTTCATCATGTCATTCATCTTTTCCAATTCATCATTTTTCAAAGTCAAAATTACCTATGACCACAGAACCGTCTAAAGCGCCGCCGCTTTACCCGAAGACCCACCTGCTCGCCGCAAGTGGAATCGCCGCCCTTCTTAGCCTGGCTCTCCTGGTATTCCCTTCCAGTGATGTTGAAGCCAAAAAGACGACCCTGAGTCTTGAACTGGAAAGTCCTGCTGAACAACTGACACAAGATCAAGACGCTGCTGACGCGGTTCAAGCCACAAATGAGCCAGTAGCTTCTCCGTTTGCTCAAATCGAAAACACTGACGAAAACACCGCACAAACCGCAGA comes from Pseudomonas sp. RU47 and encodes:
- the tyrS gene encoding tyrosine--tRNA ligase, whose amino-acid sequence is MKSVEEQLALIKRGAEELLVESELIEKLKRGQPLRIKAGFDPTAPDLHLGHTVLINKLRQFQELGHQVIFLIGDFTGMIGDPSGKSATRPPLTREQVLENAETYKTQVFKILDPAKTEVAFNSTWMDQMGPADFIRLTSQYTVARMLERDDFDKRYTTNQPIAIHEFLYPLVQGYDSVALRADVELGGTDQKFNLLMGRELQRGYGQEAQCILTMPLLEGLDGVKKMSKSLGNYVGIQEAPGVMYSKLVSIPDALMWRYFELLSFRSMDEINALRAEVEAGANPRDVKIKLAEEIVARFHGDEAAANAHRAAGNRMKDGELPDDLPEIELASAEDMPIAAVLNKAGLVKNSAAARDLLASGGVRVDGEVVDRSFIYVLGATHVCQAGKKAFARITLKSE